Proteins from a single region of Nocardioides anomalus:
- a CDS encoding ABC transporter ATP-binding protein — protein MTQNPVGAKPILRVEELRKYFPVKSGGVVRRTIGQVQAVDGVSFEVVEGGSLGLVGESGCGKSTTGRLVTRLLEPTAGSIDFDGQDIAKLSSSGLKPLRREIQMIFQDPYTSLNPRHTVGSIVGAPLEIHKVVPKKQVLSRVQELLEIVGLNPEHYNRYPHEFSGGQRQRIGIARALTLQPKLLVADEPVSALDVSIQAQVVNLLQDLQKEFGIAFLFIAHDLAIVRHFCPEVAVMYLGKIVEIGDRDSIYSHAHHPYTQALLSAVPDVKQAEVGGRRERIRLTGDVPSPINPPSGCRFRTRCPIAQEICAKVEPPLLQIGPRHKVACHFAGEIGHHPAEPVTAPLLAVDGQGNADTSATTDPTVLGGPGFSDQWYDLQTKSLTGR, from the coding sequence ATGACCCAGAACCCGGTCGGCGCCAAGCCGATCCTGCGGGTCGAGGAGCTGCGCAAGTACTTCCCCGTGAAGTCCGGCGGCGTCGTCCGGCGCACCATCGGCCAGGTCCAGGCCGTCGACGGCGTGTCCTTCGAGGTCGTCGAGGGCGGCTCTCTGGGGCTCGTCGGCGAGTCCGGCTGCGGCAAGTCCACGACCGGTCGCCTGGTCACCCGCCTGCTGGAGCCCACGGCCGGGAGCATCGACTTCGACGGCCAGGACATCGCCAAGCTGTCGAGCTCCGGGCTCAAGCCGCTGCGCCGGGAGATCCAGATGATCTTCCAGGATCCCTACACCTCGCTGAACCCACGGCACACGGTCGGCTCGATCGTCGGGGCGCCCCTGGAGATCCACAAGGTCGTCCCCAAGAAGCAGGTGCTCTCCCGGGTCCAGGAGCTGCTCGAGATCGTGGGGCTCAACCCCGAGCACTACAACCGCTACCCGCACGAATTCTCCGGTGGTCAGCGCCAGCGCATCGGCATCGCCCGCGCGCTCACCCTGCAGCCGAAGCTGCTGGTGGCCGACGAGCCGGTCTCGGCGCTCGACGTCTCCATCCAGGCCCAGGTGGTCAACCTCCTGCAGGACCTGCAGAAGGAGTTCGGGATCGCCTTCCTCTTCATCGCCCACGACCTGGCCATCGTGCGGCACTTCTGTCCCGAGGTCGCGGTGATGTACCTCGGCAAGATCGTGGAGATCGGCGACCGCGACAGCATCTACAGCCACGCGCACCACCCGTACACGCAGGCGCTGCTGTCCGCCGTCCCCGACGTCAAGCAGGCCGAGGTCGGCGGCCGCCGGGAGCGGATCCGCCTCACCGGCGACGTGCCGAGCCCGATCAACCCGCCCTCGGGCTGCCGGTTCCGCACCCGCTGCCCGATCGCGCAGGAGATCTGCGCCAAGGTCGAGCCGCCGCTGCTCCAGATCGGGCCGCGCCACAAGGTGGCCTGCCACTTCGCCGGCGAGATCGGCCACCACCCGGCCGAGCCGGTGACCGCGCCGCTGCTGGCCGTCGACGGCCAGGGCAACGCCGACACCAGCGCCACCACGGACCCGACGGTCCTGGGTGGTCCCGGTTTCAGCGACCAGTGGTACGACCTGCAGACCAAGAGCCTGACCGGCCGCTGA
- a CDS encoding ABC transporter ATP-binding protein — MSTPRTGRADDFLVVDDLKVHFPTSDGVVKATDGLSFVLPRGKTLGIVGESGSGKSVSSSAILGLHRGSSALVSGRIVLDGTDLLALSDEEMRKRRGKEVSMIFQDPLSAMHPYFTVGNQIAEAYTVHNDVSKRAARSRAIEMLDRVGIPQPDRRVDDYPHQFSGGMRQRAMIAMGLINNPGLLIADEPTTALDVTVQAQILDLLQDLQREFDSAIIIITHDLGVVAEMADDVLVMYAGRAVEYGRCKELLTHPEMPYTWGLLSSVPDVTGDTDARLIPIPGNPPSLLNPPSGCPFHPRCAHRDKVPGDLCRTARPELLPGNRGEGHLKACHLANPNEVWEKEVLVEIAPDLAQGS, encoded by the coding sequence CTGAGCACCCCGAGGACCGGGAGGGCGGACGACTTCCTGGTCGTCGACGACCTCAAGGTGCACTTCCCGACCTCCGACGGCGTGGTCAAGGCCACCGACGGGCTGAGCTTCGTCCTGCCCCGCGGCAAGACGCTGGGCATCGTGGGCGAGTCGGGCTCGGGCAAGTCGGTGTCGAGCTCGGCCATCCTCGGGCTGCACCGCGGCTCCAGCGCGCTGGTCAGCGGCCGGATCGTCCTCGACGGCACCGACCTGCTCGCGCTCAGCGACGAGGAGATGCGCAAGCGGCGCGGCAAGGAGGTGTCGATGATCTTCCAGGACCCGCTCTCCGCGATGCACCCCTACTTCACGGTGGGCAACCAGATCGCCGAGGCCTACACCGTCCACAACGACGTCAGCAAGCGCGCCGCCCGCTCGCGCGCCATCGAGATGCTCGACCGCGTCGGCATCCCGCAGCCCGACCGGCGCGTCGACGACTACCCGCACCAGTTCTCCGGCGGCATGCGCCAGCGCGCCATGATCGCGATGGGGCTGATCAACAACCCCGGGCTGCTCATCGCCGACGAGCCGACCACGGCGCTCGACGTGACCGTGCAGGCGCAGATCCTCGACCTGCTCCAGGACCTGCAGCGGGAGTTCGACTCCGCGATCATCATCATCACCCACGACCTCGGGGTGGTCGCCGAGATGGCCGACGACGTGCTGGTGATGTACGCCGGGCGCGCGGTCGAGTACGGCCGGTGCAAGGAGCTCCTCACCCACCCCGAGATGCCTTACACCTGGGGCCTGCTCTCCAGCGTCCCGGACGTCACCGGCGACACCGACGCGCGACTGATCCCGATCCCGGGCAACCCGCCCAGCCTGCTCAACCCGCCCAGCGGCTGCCCGTTCCACCCCCGCTGCGCCCACCGCGACAAGGTGCCCGGCGACCTGTGCCGGACCGCGCGGCCCGAGCTGCTGCCCGGCAACCGCGGCGAGGGCCACCTCAAGGCGTGCCACCTGGCGAACCCCAACGAGGTCTGGGAGAAGGAAGTCCTCGTGGAGATCGCCCCCGACCTGGCTCAGGGGAGCTGA
- a CDS encoding ABC transporter permease, translating to MIAYIIRRLIAGAVLIVVMSLVTFALFFASPVDPANFACGKNCSEAQKKVTAAALGYDDNFFEQWGKFAKGVFAGRDFPDDPKVREQAPETIAHCDAPCLGYSRERTATVTSLIKQTMPVSLSIAMVAFIFWIVGGVLLGVIAALRRGTVIDRGLVGLSLVLYAFPTFFIGLLLYKFVAIKWGWTDIPQYTTIADGGVAGWLSSLLLPAITLAVFFMAGYVRMTRAYVLESLSEDYVRTARAKGLPKRTVTFKHALRAALTPIVTMAGLDFAGLMGGAIITESVFNYPGMGKLAVAANSDFDLPTLVGLVLLLAFFVIVANIIVDLLYAVIDPRVRLN from the coding sequence GTGATCGCCTACATCATTCGGCGCCTCATCGCAGGGGCGGTGCTCATCGTGGTGATGAGCCTGGTCACCTTCGCGTTGTTCTTCGCCTCGCCGGTCGACCCGGCCAACTTCGCCTGCGGCAAGAACTGCTCCGAGGCCCAGAAGAAGGTCACCGCCGCGGCGTTGGGCTACGACGACAACTTCTTCGAGCAGTGGGGCAAGTTCGCCAAGGGCGTCTTCGCCGGCCGCGACTTCCCCGACGACCCCAAGGTCCGGGAGCAGGCACCCGAGACCATCGCCCACTGCGACGCGCCCTGCCTGGGCTACTCGCGTGAGCGCACCGCGACCGTCACCTCGCTGATCAAGCAGACCATGCCGGTCTCGCTGTCGATCGCGATGGTCGCCTTCATCTTCTGGATCGTCGGCGGCGTGCTGCTCGGCGTCATCGCCGCGCTCAGACGCGGGACGGTGATCGACCGCGGTCTGGTCGGGCTGTCCCTGGTCCTCTACGCCTTCCCGACGTTCTTCATCGGGCTGCTGCTCTACAAGTTCGTGGCCATCAAGTGGGGCTGGACCGACATCCCGCAGTACACGACCATCGCGGACGGCGGCGTCGCCGGCTGGCTGAGCAGCCTGCTCCTGCCGGCCATCACGCTGGCGGTCTTCTTCATGGCCGGCTACGTCCGCATGACCCGGGCCTACGTCCTGGAGTCGCTCTCGGAGGACTACGTCCGCACGGCGCGCGCCAAGGGGCTGCCCAAGCGGACCGTGACGTTCAAGCACGCGCTGCGAGCGGCGCTCACCCCGATCGTGACCATGGCCGGCCTGGACTTCGCCGGGCTGATGGGCGGCGCGATCATCACCGAGTCGGTCTTCAACTACCCCGGCATGGGCAAGCTCGCCGTGGCCGCCAACTCCGACTTCGACCTGCCCACGCTGGTGGGCCTGGTCCTGCTGCTCGCCTTCTTCGTCATCGTCGCCAACATCATCGTCGACCTGCTGTACGCCGTCATCGACCCGCGGGTGCGGCTGAACTGA
- a CDS encoding ABC transporter substrate-binding protein produces MSKKPFAVLAAAALAVSLAACGSDDDSGSGGSGGSGGSGGSSAEGTKGGTAIFFNGVRNTEHWDPQRMYIGRDLNNSGRLFYRSLVALPANDDPTPVADLATDTGTPNADATQWSFTVKDGVKWEDGKQITCEDFKYGASRNFATDVIIGGPANYLFTYLDIPTDKDGLSQYKGPYTGEGQELFDKAVTCDGNTITYHMKKPWPDFPLSIAQLRYLDPYRQDLDKGDANNFTIISNGPYKLEGDWTEGTGGTFVRNENWDQSTDTIRKALPDKWDFREGDEDEAIYEQMFADSGDAQYGVTERRIPPTFYDRIPEAGDRYTQYESPYVDYVLPNFNSPVFSDPKCREALKLATDKAAWIQAGGGDKAFKPAYSVVNPAVDGYTENPAFADVPDEGDADAAKAALDECSAPKPVAIKFTYSGGTPTSDNQASALKEAWDAAGFQTELDPLEDTYYDVIQKPDADFDVTWAGWGADWNSIGTVIPPLFDSRINITGSSNGNDYGNYKGGPEVDQMIDDAYAQSDLDAAAEKWAALDAKLGEDVAYIPLEITLFNFLHGSKVTGYVNDSNVNGYADLALIGVES; encoded by the coding sequence ATGAGCAAGAAGCCGTTCGCCGTGCTCGCGGCGGCAGCGCTTGCGGTCTCGCTGGCCGCGTGCGGCAGTGACGACGACAGTGGATCCGGCGGTTCCGGCGGCTCTGGAGGCTCGGGCGGCAGCAGCGCCGAGGGCACCAAGGGCGGCACCGCGATCTTCTTCAACGGTGTCCGCAACACCGAGCACTGGGACCCCCAGCGCATGTACATCGGCCGCGACCTGAACAACTCCGGCCGACTGTTCTACCGCAGCCTCGTCGCTCTGCCCGCCAACGACGACCCGACGCCGGTCGCCGACCTGGCCACCGACACCGGCACGCCCAACGCGGACGCCACCCAGTGGTCGTTCACGGTCAAGGACGGCGTGAAGTGGGAGGACGGCAAGCAGATCACCTGCGAGGACTTCAAGTACGGCGCGTCCCGCAACTTCGCCACCGACGTGATCATCGGTGGCCCGGCGAACTACCTCTTCACCTACCTCGACATCCCGACCGACAAGGACGGGCTGTCGCAGTACAAGGGCCCCTACACCGGTGAGGGCCAGGAGCTGTTCGACAAGGCCGTCACCTGCGACGGCAACACGATCACCTACCACATGAAGAAGCCGTGGCCGGACTTCCCGCTGTCGATCGCGCAGCTGCGCTACCTGGACCCCTACCGCCAGGACCTCGACAAGGGCGACGCCAACAACTTCACGATCATCTCCAACGGTCCCTACAAGCTCGAGGGCGACTGGACCGAGGGCACGGGCGGCACGTTCGTCCGCAACGAGAACTGGGACCAGTCGACCGACACCATCCGCAAGGCGCTCCCCGACAAGTGGGACTTCCGCGAGGGTGACGAGGACGAGGCGATCTACGAGCAGATGTTCGCCGACTCCGGCGACGCGCAGTACGGCGTCACCGAGCGGCGCATCCCGCCGACGTTCTACGACCGGATCCCGGAGGCGGGCGACCGCTACACGCAGTACGAGTCGCCCTACGTCGACTACGTCCTGCCGAACTTCAACTCGCCGGTCTTCTCCGACCCGAAGTGCCGCGAGGCGCTGAAGCTCGCGACCGACAAGGCGGCCTGGATCCAGGCCGGTGGTGGCGACAAGGCCTTCAAGCCGGCCTACTCCGTGGTCAACCCCGCGGTCGACGGCTACACCGAGAACCCGGCCTTCGCCGACGTCCCCGACGAGGGTGACGCCGACGCGGCCAAGGCGGCCCTGGACGAGTGCTCGGCGCCCAAGCCGGTGGCGATCAAGTTCACCTACTCCGGTGGCACGCCGACCTCGGACAACCAGGCCTCGGCCCTGAAGGAGGCCTGGGACGCCGCCGGCTTCCAGACCGAGCTCGACCCGCTGGAGGACACCTACTACGACGTCATCCAGAAGCCGGACGCCGACTTCGACGTCACGTGGGCCGGCTGGGGTGCTGACTGGAACTCCATCGGCACCGTCATCCCGCCGCTGTTCGACAGCCGGATCAACATCACCGGCTCGTCCAACGGCAACGACTACGGCAACTACAAGGGTGGTCCGGAGGTGGACCAGATGATCGACGACGCCTACGCGCAGTCGGACCTCGACGCCGCCGCCGAGAAGTGGGCCGCCCTCGACGCCAAGCTCGGCGAGGACGTCGCCTACATCCCGCTGGAGATCACGCTGTTCAACTTCCTGCACGGCTCGAAGGTGACCGGCTACGTCAACGACTCCAACGTGAACGGCTACGCCGACCTCGCCCTCATCGGCGTGGAGAGCTGA
- a CDS encoding ABC transporter permease, producing the protein MSLTSDLETTGSDDAVVTAEDEGTSAIAGRSPMQLAMARFRSDRLSMVSFWVSVLIVLCAIAAPILVAVDVLNPNQFHQDLLGDTGVNPAGRFGGVSWDHPLGIEPSTGRDLLSRLMLAMTWSLGIALTGTLLTVIIGVALGIMSGFSKGLLDATIGRFIDLTLSFPQTMMLLALSAPAVFLLRDTVADWPGFGLLHDRDRANGLYVILILAAFGWPPVARVVRGQVLSIREREYIEAAKLMGASRSRMYFKEVLPNVWAPILVYITLLVPAYISAEAAFSYLGVGIKPPTPTLGNILAYSVSFTSADPTFFFLPGFVLALTVVVFNLVGDGARDALDPKTHR; encoded by the coding sequence GTGTCGCTCACTTCGGACCTCGAGACGACTGGCAGCGACGACGCGGTCGTCACCGCCGAGGACGAAGGCACCAGCGCGATCGCCGGCCGCTCGCCGATGCAGCTGGCCATGGCCCGCTTCCGGTCCGACCGGCTCTCGATGGTCTCGTTCTGGGTCTCGGTGCTCATCGTGCTGTGCGCGATCGCCGCGCCGATCCTGGTGGCCGTCGACGTGCTCAACCCCAACCAGTTCCACCAGGACCTGCTGGGCGACACCGGCGTCAACCCGGCCGGCCGCTTCGGCGGCGTCAGCTGGGACCACCCGCTCGGCATCGAGCCCTCGACCGGGCGCGACCTGCTCTCGCGGCTGATGCTGGCCATGACCTGGTCGCTCGGGATCGCGCTGACCGGGACCCTGCTCACCGTCATCATCGGCGTGGCGCTCGGCATCATGTCCGGCTTCTCCAAGGGGCTGCTGGACGCCACCATCGGCCGGTTCATCGACCTGACGCTGTCGTTCCCGCAGACGATGATGCTGCTGGCCCTCTCGGCGCCCGCGGTGTTCCTGCTGCGCGACACGGTCGCGGACTGGCCCGGGTTCGGGCTGCTGCACGACCGCGACCGCGCCAACGGTCTCTACGTGATCCTCATCCTCGCCGCGTTCGGCTGGCCGCCCGTGGCCCGCGTGGTCCGCGGCCAGGTGCTCTCGATCCGGGAGCGGGAGTACATCGAGGCGGCCAAGCTGATGGGCGCGTCGCGCAGCCGGATGTACTTCAAGGAGGTGCTGCCCAACGTCTGGGCGCCGATCCTGGTCTACATCACGCTGCTCGTGCCGGCCTACATCTCCGCCGAGGCCGCCTTCAGCTACCTCGGCGTGGGCATCAAGCCACCGACCCCGACGCTGGGCAACATCCTGGCCTACTCGGTCAGCTTCACCAGCGCGGACCCGACCTTCTTCTTCCTGCCCGGCTTCGTGCTGGCGCTGACCGTCGTCGTGTTCAACCTCGTCGGCGACGGCGCCCGTGACGCCCTCGACCCCAAGACCCACCGCTAG
- a CDS encoding ABC transporter ATP-binding protein translates to MTTPPIDRPALPLPENGTGEPLLEVRNLTKWFPVNSSGVIRRTIGQVQAVDGVSFTVPKGGALGLVGESGCGKSTTGRVITRLYDPTAGEMFFEGQDMAKLSKKQMLPLRREVQMIFQDPYSSLNPRHTVGTIVGVPLRVHKVVPDNKVLSRVQELLEVVGLNPEHYNRYPNEFSGGQRQRIGIARALALQPKLLVADEPVSALDVSIQAQVVNLLQDVQREFGIAFLFIAHDLSIVRHFCPEVAVMYLGKIVEIADRESLYHRAMHPYTQALLSAVPDVKQAAIGGRRERIRLTGDVPSPVDPPSGCRFRTRCQLAQEICARHEPPLMQIGPRQKVACHFAGEIGHHPAQPVTAPLYPEEPGASASAQTQESADRIREVSSDPGWGPRWLDLGSGSVVER, encoded by the coding sequence ATGACCACGCCTCCCATCGACCGACCGGCCCTGCCGCTGCCCGAGAACGGGACGGGCGAGCCGCTCCTCGAGGTCCGCAACCTGACCAAGTGGTTCCCGGTGAACTCCTCGGGTGTCATCCGCCGCACCATCGGTCAGGTCCAGGCCGTCGACGGCGTCTCGTTCACCGTCCCCAAGGGCGGCGCCCTGGGCCTGGTCGGTGAGTCCGGGTGCGGCAAGTCGACGACCGGGCGCGTCATCACCCGCCTCTACGACCCGACCGCGGGGGAGATGTTCTTCGAGGGCCAGGACATGGCCAAGCTGTCGAAGAAGCAGATGCTGCCGCTGCGCCGCGAGGTGCAGATGATCTTCCAGGACCCCTACAGCTCGCTCAACCCGCGCCACACGGTCGGCACGATCGTCGGGGTGCCGCTGCGGGTGCACAAGGTGGTCCCGGACAACAAGGTGCTGTCCCGGGTGCAGGAGCTGCTCGAGGTCGTCGGCCTCAACCCCGAGCACTACAACCGCTACCCCAACGAGTTCTCCGGCGGCCAGCGCCAGCGCATCGGCATCGCCCGGGCCCTGGCCCTGCAGCCCAAGCTGCTGGTGGCCGACGAGCCGGTCTCGGCCCTGGACGTGTCCATCCAGGCGCAGGTGGTCAACCTGCTCCAGGACGTCCAGCGCGAGTTCGGCATCGCCTTCCTCTTCATCGCCCACGACCTGTCGATCGTGCGGCACTTCTGCCCCGAGGTCGCGGTGATGTACCTCGGCAAGATCGTCGAGATCGCCGACCGTGAGTCGCTCTACCACCGCGCGATGCACCCCTACACCCAGGCGCTGCTGTCCGCCGTACCGGACGTCAAGCAGGCCGCCATCGGGGGCCGCCGCGAGCGGATCCGGCTCACCGGTGACGTGCCGAGCCCGGTCGACCCGCCCTCGGGCTGCCGGTTCCGCACGCGGTGCCAGCTGGCCCAGGAGATCTGCGCGCGCCACGAGCCGCCGCTGATGCAGATCGGGCCGCGCCAGAAGGTCGCCTGCCACTTCGCCGGCGAGATCGGCCACCACCCGGCTCAGCCGGTGACGGCGCCGCTCTACCCCGAGGAGCCCGGAGCGAGCGCCTCGGCGCAGACGCAGGAGAGCGCCGACCGGATCAGGGAGGTCTCCTCCGACCCCGGGTGGGGCCCGCGCTGGCTGGACCTCGGCTCGGGCTCGGTGGTGGAGCGCTGA
- a CDS encoding ABC transporter ATP-binding protein — protein MSATSSPGSLESGRDTSGTDEPYLVVENLTVQFPTHDGLVQAVSDLSYSVRKGKTLGIVGESGSGKSVSSMAVLGLHEPRSTRLSGSIKVGGTEVIGADATTMRQMRGKDVAMIFQDPLTALHPFYSIGKQISEAVRLHNDVSKREARSRAIDMLERVGIPQPSRRVDDFPHQFSGGMRQRAMIAMALANNPQLLIADEPTTALDVTVQAQILDLLQDLQQEFGSAIVMITHDLGVIAEIADDVLVMYGGRAVESGPTKSILTLPEMPYTWGLLSSVPDLSGDTGLRLIPIPGTPPSLLNPPDGCAFHPRCPHVDKVPGDLCRTTLPELATASQPGHLKRCHLVNPDEIYLKEVLPETAPDLIDPETGELVPELREQVDGLQGDTP, from the coding sequence ATGAGCGCGACCTCCTCGCCGGGCTCCCTGGAGTCCGGCCGCGACACCTCGGGCACCGACGAGCCCTACCTCGTCGTCGAGAACCTCACCGTGCAGTTCCCGACCCACGACGGCCTGGTCCAGGCGGTCAGCGACCTGAGCTACTCGGTCCGCAAGGGCAAGACCCTCGGCATCGTCGGGGAGTCCGGCTCGGGCAAGTCGGTCTCGTCCATGGCCGTGCTCGGACTGCACGAGCCCCGCTCGACGCGGCTGTCCGGCTCGATCAAGGTCGGCGGCACCGAGGTGATCGGCGCGGACGCGACGACCATGCGGCAGATGCGTGGCAAGGACGTCGCGATGATCTTCCAGGACCCGCTCACCGCCCTGCACCCCTTCTACTCGATCGGCAAGCAGATCTCGGAGGCCGTGCGCCTGCACAACGACGTCTCCAAGCGCGAGGCGCGCTCGCGCGCCATCGACATGCTGGAGCGCGTGGGCATCCCGCAGCCCTCGCGCCGGGTCGACGACTTCCCGCACCAGTTCTCGGGCGGCATGCGCCAGCGCGCGATGATCGCGATGGCGCTGGCCAACAACCCGCAGCTGCTCATCGCCGACGAGCCGACCACCGCGCTGGACGTCACCGTCCAGGCCCAGATCCTGGACCTGCTCCAGGACCTGCAGCAGGAGTTCGGCTCGGCCATCGTGATGATCACCCACGACCTGGGCGTCATCGCCGAGATCGCCGACGACGTGCTCGTGATGTACGGCGGGCGGGCGGTGGAGAGCGGACCGACCAAGTCGATCCTCACGCTGCCCGAGATGCCCTACACCTGGGGCCTGCTCTCCAGCGTGCCGGACCTGTCCGGCGACACGGGCCTGAGGCTGATCCCCATCCCGGGCACCCCGCCGAGCCTGCTCAACCCGCCGGACGGCTGCGCCTTCCACCCGCGCTGCCCGCACGTGGACAAGGTGCCGGGCGACCTGTGCCGCACCACGCTGCCCGAGCTGGCCACGGCGTCGCAGCCGGGCCACCTCAAGCGCTGCCACCTGGTCAACCCCGACGAGATCTACCTCAAGGAGGTCCTGCCCGAGACCGCGCCCGACCTGATCGACCCGGAGACGGGGGAGCTCGTGCCCGAGCTCCGCGAGCAGGTGGACGGTCTGCAGGGAGACACGCCATGA
- a CDS encoding ABC transporter permease, which produces MFGYIVRRLMSAALVVVLTSMIVFLLFFKGPSNPAQPLCDLNGKCTQEKLALLTEQLGLNDSVVHQYGIWAGGIFHSREIDFGATYTCDAPCLGISYRSRGQVTDELFEKFPATISIAVGGASIYLVLGVLLGTIAARRRGTWVDRGLVGFSVFVSAVPYYVIALLVWIYVSLQWKLIQDTSYHPLTSDPVHWFTGLSLPWLVIGLTSSTAYARYSRGQMIETMGEDYVRTAVAKGVSQRGVVVRHALRAAIVPIVTIFGLDFAFLLTGTVFTEQIFGIDGIGRWGINALRSPTDFPVVSATVLVAAVIIVIANLIVDLLYAVIDPRVRLA; this is translated from the coding sequence TTGTTCGGCTACATCGTGCGCCGGCTCATGTCGGCGGCTCTGGTCGTCGTGCTGACGTCCATGATCGTCTTCCTGCTCTTCTTCAAGGGCCCCAGCAACCCGGCCCAGCCGCTGTGCGACCTCAACGGCAAGTGCACCCAGGAGAAGCTCGCGCTGCTCACCGAGCAGCTCGGGCTCAACGACTCGGTCGTGCACCAGTACGGCATCTGGGCCGGCGGCATCTTCCACTCGCGCGAGATCGACTTCGGCGCCACCTACACCTGCGACGCGCCCTGCCTGGGGATCTCCTACCGCAGCCGCGGACAGGTCACCGACGAGCTGTTCGAGAAGTTCCCCGCCACGATCTCCATCGCCGTCGGCGGCGCCTCGATCTACCTCGTCCTCGGCGTGCTGCTCGGCACCATCGCCGCGCGCAGACGCGGGACCTGGGTGGACCGGGGGCTGGTGGGCTTCAGCGTGTTCGTCTCCGCGGTGCCCTACTACGTCATCGCGCTGCTGGTGTGGATCTACGTGTCCCTGCAGTGGAAGCTGATCCAGGACACCTCCTACCACCCGCTGACCTCGGACCCGGTGCACTGGTTCACCGGACTGTCCCTGCCCTGGCTGGTCATCGGGCTGACCTCCTCCACGGCGTACGCGCGGTACTCCCGCGGCCAGATGATCGAGACGATGGGGGAGGACTACGTGCGGACCGCGGTCGCCAAGGGCGTCTCCCAGAGGGGGGTGGTCGTGCGCCACGCGCTGCGCGCTGCGATCGTGCCCATCGTGACGATCTTCGGCCTCGACTTCGCGTTCCTGCTGACGGGCACGGTCTTCACCGAGCAGATCTTCGGCATCGACGGGATCGGCCGGTGGGGGATCAACGCGCTCCGCTCACCCACGGACTTCCCGGTGGTCTCGGCCACCGTGCTGGTGGCCGCGGTCATCATCGTGATCGCCAACCTGATCGTCGATCTCCTCTACGCCGTCATCGACCCCCGGGTGAGGCTGGCATGA